CTCTTTCCATAGTTAGTCATCAACTATACCATCTTCCATTCTTCGACGATGATTGGCGCGGGTATTATACTAGTGCTTCAGTTTGACTCTGAGGAGAGAAAGAGGAAGGAATGAGACTCTGACTCATGAATGATGTgacatgatgcatgtaatgcaaaAGACgttccttttgtttttattatcttaAAATGTCTTTCAAGGATTTATTAAGAGCTTGTAAATGTAAACACCATAaggtaacttgaagagaaaatttcattcattaataataagGGACAAGGGACATCCTTGGTACATATAAGGgacaagggtcatcgagggacaatcgagggtcatcgaagtaCTAATTTTTTCAAGAGCTTATAAGGGACAAGGGTCGTTCAAGGTACAAATACTTTCAAGAGTtacaaaatagaaataataaataaagatagaaAATATCAAAAGTAATCTTAAGGAATCTTAATGTGAATTATCCATGTCATCTTGATTCTTCTTCTCTTGATTCTTCAGCTCAGCCTTTTCAAGCTTCTCAATGATGCTCTTCCATGCACTTGCTTCAGGAGAGAGTGTTTCTTTTTGCTTCCTCTTATTTTCTCTTGCATACCTAGAAATTGTAGCATCCTTTtccatgagccatccatcttggagGAAAAGTAAATcatccttttttttaattttctcatCAAAGAGATCTTCCATAATACCTTTCTCACATTCTGAGGCTTCAAACTTGTTCTTCCAATACTCCCttgatttcttcatcttcttcagggTTGGAGATCTTCCATTGTTGGAGGAGAAACATGAGGTACAAGAGGTTTCTTAATTGGAGGTGCAGATGTCTCAGGAAGATAAGGCATCCTAATTTGAGCGGCTCTTGAACTAATACATTATTCAAAAGGCTCGGGTGAGAGATCCCCTTTTATTTtccactcttttatttcttttctatgaCTTCGGTGCCAAGCATTAGCAATCCTCTTTCTCAATTCTTTATTTTCAATCCCTTATTCAAAGAAGAATCCATCCAATAAAATATTCCTTGGTCTTTTGTCCATAGGGAAACCAAATTGACGACAAGATAAAACGAGACTATAACTGATTCCTCCTTTCATAACAAGAAGAGTTACATTAGGAAAATCACCCCAGCTATCTAGGGTTTTCATCCTACAGAAGGAGTTGTTGGTCCAGATAATATCAGTTTTGGTGAGAGTCATAATCTTTTGAGACCACCTTTGTCGTTCTTGAAGGTCCCAAAAATCATTGGTGTTTGGAAAATGAGAGATGTACCACTTGTATAGAAAAGGAGTACAataggtaatcattccctttccaTAGGAATTCCTCAAGTGAATGGAATAGTAAgtgtccccaagcaaagtaggaacATGGTTTCCTTTCATGAAGACTTTGATTGCATTAATATCAACGAAGTTTTCACTATATGGGAACAAGAACAGTCCATAAACAAGCATGGCAAAGATAGCTTCAAAGTCAtccattctttcttcttttgaaaaGGCAAGAGCTTTCTCGATCAGAAATTGAGCAGGCAATCCAAGTAATCCTCCTTTGGTGACCATATTCTTCTCAATCTCATCATTCCTTAAATGAGAGAACTTGGCAATGTCATGAGACTTGGTGTCTCCTTCTAAACCAGTAAAGGGAATCTTTCCAGTAATGGGCAATCCTATGATACTTGCATACTCTTCCAATGTTGGCAAAAGTTGATAATTAGGGAAGGTGGAACAATGATACAAGGGATCATAGGATTGGACCAATGTAGAGAGAATCCCTTCTTTTATCTTTGTTTTGAGGAGATACAACAACTTTCCATACTTGTCACAAAAACTCTCTTGATTGGCAATTAAGGATCCTAACTTTCTCAATTCTTCTATCTTTGGACTCTTGAAAGTgtatctttttgtttttcttctttcagttcCCATTATTATATTGTTTACAAAAATAGTTTCCTTTTAATCCTTGAAATATACTTTTGGTTTTAAAACGCATGAATGCATGAAGGGATGCAATGCAAACTTAGTAAAACCATGGGGTTTATAgattcaacgtcacgagcatggagccagaGGTCTACCCATCACAAAGGTGTCTACTATGGTTATTTTTATACCTGAAGAACAAGGTTCTAAAAAGTTTCCAAACTTAAGCAATTCGACTTAGATATAATAAATGTCGCAATTTACTTGCTTGTTTGGATGATATTCCAAGAGAACCTCATATGACTGTAGTATCATGTAATAACCATTCTGGAACTGAATCCAAATAAAGTTTCCACACTACTTCCTAATGGCCAAATTGGGTTAAGATGTTTCTAGGTCCCCAGCTTCTCTGGCTCTCAGGTTGATCGTAGCGATGTCTTTCCAATTAACTTGGTCAACAAAGATTACTTTCAAAGAGGCCTCCACTGAGCGATGGATCTCAAATTGACTTTCTCGGGATTACTCCTTTGAGATCAAAATGACTTTACCATCTCATATCACAAGTGCACTCAAAACCGGGTTTAGGATTTATATCACCACAAGGGGGAACCAAGCCCTTTCCTAATACAACCCACAAAAAGTAACAAGTATTCACATAAAAAGTTTATAATAGAAACAATAacagtaataataatatatataataaagataGGGTCAACCCTTCTTAGGAATAATGAGAATCCCTAGAAGAGTTGCCACTTTTCTATAGCGGTAAAATTTGTGAGACTAgagccattgattgacttagctcatatATATTAACAGAGTTGCCACCGCGCCTTATTGTTTCcgaaggaaatgggagaaagagtGAAATAAAACccatagaagtttttaaaatcaaaactaataaacttatcatagATCTAGGTacggggggttggttatgcaaggggaaggtattagcacccctcacatctacggtactctataggaacctttttgaaatatatattatcatcGTTATTGTTTGTCATAAAactatttttgtgtttttatgtttttgtttaaatagagtgggaggatgagaatttttttttaaaagtgagctcgataagacatcgcatcttaggcctacataccccttaagtgcaatagggaggtcagagcttttgtagttccccttaaaaggaaaataaaagagccaaGAGGAAAAATCTATTTGAGTTTTGAGCTTTAACAATTCTCAAAtggatttttaaaatgttaagctttaacaatacttaacaagttttaaaaggtgccaagctttaacaatacaaggcaaggGTGATTAaaagttggttgagctttaacaatacaaaaccaagggttgattttaaaagtttgagctttaacaatacaaaaccattttaaaacaaggaGAGGTGCAAAGCTTTAACCATACTAAACACAAAGTAAAAGAGttggaaaagagagtgagtaccttgacaattttagtcaataccattctcattcctttggatttttagCATAAATGAGGAGTCAATCATCTCAAGCAAGCATTAAGGGTAAGTGTCTCAAGTGGTGTGTGAGACATGTTATGCGTATCATGGATACAATCAAGGTGAGTTAGGATAAAATCAATGTATAAGCTCAAGGATAAAAGTTTGATGAATAAAAGGATGACATACCTcaagatcatttcatgtatgaatgaatatgatgtgatgatgggtAAATGTATCATGGATGTGGTTAGTAAACAATGTATATATACAACGATAATAATATAACCAAAGTACAAAGGTACAAAGATGTAAACCAACAAGCATATGTACAAGTGGATAAATAAGGAAATATCATAGCAACAAGTTAATATCAACATGGTATTGCAatgggatcaaaagatcaagGGATCACAAGATTAGGATTTTAGGTTTTTAGTTAtgtacacctaaacctaattatttAAAAGTCAATTAAAACAAAACCCTAGGTGAATTAACTAAGGGAACATATTAATTTCTTCAAGGTAAGCTTACCCTAATTCTAATGGATTCACAAAAGTATCTACAAGTTACTTGGTGAAgatcatttaaaaatatttaaattgaagGACTTTAAAGAAGCTTAAAAAGTATCACTTCTGACTTGATTAAAACAtgatcaaataataatattttttgggattttaaaATATAGCCTAAAAATGTCACATACACAAGTTTGTAAAAAAATTAGACAAAAatgagttgatttgattggttaaattattaattaaagttgtaaagaacaagaataaaaaatagtggtaaaaaattaggAATCCTGcctagaggtgttgaacccaTGCCCTAATGGTTACGAAGCCAAAAGCCTACCACTGAACCCACACGCTACAACCGATAATGAAACACGCGcatgaatatatatttaaaaacgtGTTCTAAAGCTGaattgaacttcatcttcaacctcacggcCAACAATGTATGAGATTTGGACTTTGAATTTTAAGCACTTTTAGACAAAACTCATAAGACAGAACATGTACATAACTCTCTTACGATTccaaatatataaataacatcaatttatattaactatagctcTTTAATTTTTTCAGAAACctaaagaaccctaaaacttctatttaaaattaaaagacTAATATGCACAATCaatccctaaaaccttagggctttTATTCCATACACAAAAAGAAACAATCTGGTATCGAGAAATGCTAAAAATGATGCTTAAATGATGAAGTTCAAGATCAAGCTACttactgatcagtggttttcacacgtatttttaccgttgtttttagttatctttaagttattttatttagtgttttatttcattattcgtcattttatgctttggttgtgtgttatagtgtttgtaggctcaggtaaatgaaatgggagaaatcgGGACGGAAAAgtgcaaaattgaagaaaagtgaataaactggcaaaacacgttcccagacgcgtgtggaagaagaaaaatgcaatcAGCTGCCAAAACGCATTCCCACATGCGTTTGGAAGTGAAAACTGTCATCTGCTCCCCAGACGCGTCCTTGGACGCGTCCCGTTGTCTctaacgcgtccccagacgcgtcccTGACTGTTCATGCATGCCACATGtgtccccacacgcgtcccacTGGCCCAGACGCGTTCCGAGAGGCGTCCCAGGAgaaagaaatacaaaggaaaaatgcctgtctgcccaaacgcgtccccacacgcgtcccgtctgcccaaaTGCGTCCCACTgtcccaaacgcgtccccacacgcgtgtgcatTTACTGTCATGGGCCTTTTTGTCTGAAAAGCCCAGAAACGCTGGAATAAAAGGACGAAAACGTGTTGGGACAAGGGTTCGAggaatttgggagcgaaaatacactgtagaaggctggagaactcagattttatgcaaggattaaagaattctatgagcttttgccattgaagattggatttccttcatttatctgtaatgtctacaatttacactatggtttttgttattgttatgagtagctaaaccccccattgctaggggggtgatcATGATTCTGAATGTGATAACTGTATTTCTTTGATGCAATAACAATTTGGTTTTGATATAATTGGTTTGTTTTACATCTGCTCTGTATGCCTtaaccgtcggaaaaacggataatGAATTTTTATGAATAAATTAAGCTGGACAGCAAATTGTTCATTGACTTGATTAAGAACATAGGATAATAGTTATCACCTAAGACTagggatattttatcttaaccggaaattcttggtattggaatgcttgatcataattataattatctatggacatagtaattaggttgtgacgtcaaagatcttttcactaaggccttaggattagatattcttgagaaccggtaatcaattgtgaaactatgttattgcattgagaaggatagttgttacaggaagaatcattcaccgacccCTAGCAACCTACTCATCTCTACTCATCGTTTTATTATTTTGCGTATTTACTTTATTAGCTAAACCAACCAAAACCCCTattactttttgtttaattgaaattgcTGTGAAACTCTGTCTCGTCAAGTAGTCCTTGAGATttgatacttgggattttcccattactactacataggcaaaatagtacacttgctattttcctatcaagtatttggcgccgttgtcggggactgccaaagattatagagttttatatttatttcaattagaattgtgTTGCTctacgactaaaattttattttctgcacattCTATTTTTTCCTAATTCTAATActtgtctaatctgtgtatgcgaggtaaggcctcaactgaatttctttttgacacagaaattgaaagaactttgcatacaaggcgtagacaagctcggttggctaagatggaatctgaagaagaaattgttacagttcattcaggttcaggttctgaaagtgaagaagaagttatgggcgagaatccacctccacctgagaggcttctcggagactatggtgctacgaacacaccgggtggtagactaacaattgtcaaccaaccggtaaatgctgccaattttcaattgcatccaagcacaaTAAATCAGCTTAAAAGAAAACCTTTCCccagaaaggttaatgaagatgcaaacaagcacctacagagatttctgaccatgagtacaactctaaaaattgaagggcatacagaagaggcgaagaagctgagaatgttcccgttcacattagccgaagaagcagaagagtggttctattctcttccagcagacagtatcacgtcatgggaagatatggagaaggctttcttgaatgagtatttccccgcctcggtctttataaggaagaggtacgacattttgaacttcaaacagaaggagggtgagcctttaggagatgcttacaaaagattcaaaagaatactAGTAGCAtttcccactcataatatggacaagactgaacagatgcaagtatttgtcaatgggctcagaatgaaaacaaagcagttgattgatacagcagctggaggctcaacaaatttcacaactgcctccggcatcacaaaaatcattgaagcaatagctgcaaatgggtatttggagctgtatgataggtgtgctagcaaaccagaaagaatcattgatcttaagctggaaacctcaaaaatccgggttgaagatgcgatagctgcagaggtagaaaagagattaaaggctatgaatataggtactcaacaggttgctcaaatCCAGCAAGCTCAACATGTGatctgtgaaatttgtaatggccctcaccaaactgtgtgttgtgttgcaactcccaagcaaattgaaggaATCAAATTCTTGAGACAAAataatccgtattctaacacctataatccagggtggaagaatcatcccaacttcgcttggaaagatcaacaacaaaatcctcagaaggcagagtgggaagtagctattgagagattggctggacaatgctctcagtttcaagaagagacgagaaataaccacaggaacaccacagcttcaataaaaaatctggaagttcaagttggtcaaatagcacaacatctcactctacaggcacaaggtaactttccgagcacaactgtgaaaaatctgaaagatcaagagaagattaatgctgttacaacaaggagtaaaaaggttttagaatcggaaaaagaaaaagaggaaatagatgaccctatggtaatagaggtggatttgaaaataagagagaatccgaaagagccagaagttgtgataccaccggttaaaccagttgaagaaaaaaataagaaagatgctgaaccggtgatcaaactacctttcccttccagagtgacaaagaagaattcaaaagagaaagattttgagaagttcactgccttgttcaaaaagttagaggtaaatctaccattcttcgaagcgcttgagcacatgcccttgtataggaaatttatgaaggtggtgatggcgaaaaagagatcactgggaggggaatcaaaaattgcaactgagaagtgtggaatagtctcgtcagcaagaaagatcccaataaataggaaagaccctggagcggtggcgataccatgcactatcgagaatataacatttaaaaag
This Vicia villosa cultivar HV-30 ecotype Madison, WI unplaced genomic scaffold, Vvil1.0 ctg.002052F_1_1, whole genome shotgun sequence DNA region includes the following protein-coding sequences:
- the LOC131637592 gene encoding uncharacterized protein LOC131637592; translated protein: MGTERRKTKRYTFKSPKIEELRKLGSLIANQESFCDKYGKLLYLLKTKIKEGILSTLVQSYDPLYHCSTFPNYQLLPTLEEYASIIGLPITGKIPFTGLEGDTKSHDIAKFSHLRNDEIEKNMVTKGGLLGLPAQFLIEKALAFSKEERMDDFEAIFAMLVYGLFLFPYSENFVDINAIKVFMKGNHVPTLLGDTYYSIHLRNSYGKGMITYCTPFLYKWYISHFPNTNDFWDLQERQRWSQKIMTLTKTDIIWTNNSFCRMKTLDSWGDFPNVTLLVMKGGISYSLVLSCRQFGFPMDKRPRNILLDGFFFE